A window from Acidimicrobiales bacterium encodes these proteins:
- a CDS encoding arylsulfatase, which produces MSGPDRPPGFDGTIGRTLAESRPSWPDPRHPGAQAPNVLVVLFDDLGFSHFGCYGSDLPTPNIDRLAAGGVRYTNFHVTALCSPTRAALLTGRNPHEVGMRAVANFDTGFPHMRGRISDQATTMAEVLRDAGYATFMLGKWHLCPMGEASAAGPYDAWPLQRGFDRFYGFLDGETDQFTPDLVYDNHRIDPPRTPEEGYHLTEDLVDRTLEFVNDSVSIRPDRPFFAYLALGATHAPHQAPAEYLARHRGRYDDGWDEARGRWFARQRDLGILPPGTDLAPRNPGVDAWDDLSDAGRRLAARLQEAFAAFLEHTDDQIGRLVDGLARMDLLDDTVIVVLSDNGASREGGPFGVLHEMKFFNFLLETPEEAVAHLDEVGGPRSHSNYPWGWAQAGNTPFKWYKSNNHEGGVHVPCIVHWPNGIDDVGAIRHQFHFVTDIAPTVYELAGVEAPEVYRGVPQLPMAGTSMAYTFDVGAAGEPSRRTAQHFEMMGHRAMVLDGWKAVTLHREGRPFDDDVWELYDLTTDPSECHDLAAEHPQRLAALVDAWWEEAEAHGVLPLDDRTVELFSARFADHTPHRADRRYTYRPPMSYLPAQVTAAVGGRSWDLTATVERGLGEGGVLYALGNGNAGLSLFVLGDRLVFDYNAFGDHTIVESEGPLPAGPCVLGVRFRRIEDGGVATLTVDDRAVGSAEVPFVMRVVSSVGGSVGRDHGMAVSDRYTSPFPFEGVLHSVVVQLVRVSDGRDGDVAAAEQRSAMGRQ; this is translated from the coding sequence GTGAGCGGCCCCGACCGCCCCCCGGGCTTCGACGGCACCATCGGCCGCACGCTCGCCGAGTCCCGGCCCTCGTGGCCGGATCCCCGCCACCCGGGCGCGCAGGCTCCCAACGTCCTCGTGGTCCTCTTCGACGACCTCGGGTTCTCCCACTTCGGCTGCTACGGCTCGGACCTGCCGACGCCGAACATCGACCGGCTGGCCGCCGGCGGGGTGCGCTACACGAACTTCCACGTCACCGCGCTCTGCTCGCCGACCCGGGCGGCGCTGCTCACCGGCCGGAACCCTCACGAGGTCGGCATGCGGGCGGTCGCCAACTTCGACACCGGCTTCCCGCACATGCGCGGCCGTATCAGCGACCAGGCGACGACGATGGCCGAGGTGCTCCGCGACGCCGGCTACGCCACCTTCATGCTCGGCAAGTGGCACTTGTGCCCGATGGGCGAGGCCTCCGCGGCCGGCCCGTACGACGCGTGGCCGCTCCAGCGCGGTTTCGACCGGTTCTACGGGTTCCTCGACGGCGAGACCGACCAGTTCACGCCTGACCTCGTCTACGACAACCACCGGATCGACCCGCCCCGGACGCCGGAGGAGGGCTACCACCTCACCGAGGACCTCGTCGACAGGACCCTCGAGTTCGTCAACGACTCCGTGTCGATCCGACCCGATCGGCCGTTCTTCGCCTACCTCGCCCTCGGGGCCACCCACGCCCCCCACCAGGCGCCGGCCGAGTACCTGGCCCGCCACCGGGGCCGCTACGACGACGGGTGGGACGAGGCCCGCGGGCGGTGGTTCGCGCGCCAACGCGACCTCGGCATCCTTCCCCCGGGCACCGACCTGGCCCCCCGCAACCCGGGTGTCGATGCGTGGGACGACCTGTCCGACGCCGGTCGTCGCCTGGCCGCTCGCCTCCAGGAGGCGTTCGCGGCGTTCCTCGAGCACACCGACGACCAGATCGGACGACTGGTCGACGGCCTCGCCCGGATGGACCTGCTCGACGACACGGTGATCGTCGTGCTCTCCGACAACGGCGCCAGCCGGGAGGGGGGCCCGTTCGGGGTGCTGCACGAGATGAAGTTCTTCAACTTCCTGCTCGAGACGCCCGAGGAGGCCGTCGCCCACCTCGACGAGGTCGGCGGGCCGCGCAGCCACTCGAACTACCCGTGGGGCTGGGCCCAGGCCGGCAACACCCCGTTCAAGTGGTACAAGTCGAACAACCACGAGGGTGGGGTCCACGTACCGTGCATCGTGCACTGGCCCAACGGGATCGACGACGTCGGCGCCATCCGTCACCAGTTCCACTTCGTGACCGACATCGCACCGACCGTCTACGAGCTCGCCGGCGTCGAGGCCCCGGAGGTGTACCGGGGGGTGCCGCAGCTCCCGATGGCGGGGACCTCGATGGCGTACACGTTCGACGTCGGCGCCGCCGGCGAGCCGAGCCGGCGCACCGCACAGCACTTCGAGATGATGGGCCATCGGGCCATGGTCCTCGACGGGTGGAAGGCCGTCACCCTCCACCGCGAGGGGAGGCCGTTCGACGACGACGTGTGGGAGCTCTACGACCTCACCACCGATCCGTCCGAGTGCCACGACCTCGCCGCCGAGCACCCGCAGCGCCTGGCGGCGCTCGTCGACGCGTGGTGGGAGGAGGCCGAGGCCCACGGCGTCCTTCCCCTCGACGACCGCACGGTGGAGCTGTTCTCCGCCCGTTTCGCGGACCACACCCCCCACCGCGCCGACCGGCGCTACACCTACCGGCCGCCGATGTCGTACCTCCCGGCGCAGGTGACGGCGGCCGTCGGAGGCCGTAGCTGGGACCTCACCGCAACGGTGGAGCGGGGACTCGGCGAGGGCGGCGTCCTCTACGCACTCGGCAACGGCAACGCCGGGCTGTCGCTGTTCGTCCTCGGCGACCGGCTGGTGTTCGACTACAACGCCTTCGGCGACCACACGATCGTCGAATCGGAGGGGCCGCTGCCCGCTGGGCCGTGCGTGCTCGGCGTCCGGTTCCGCCGCATCGAGGACGGGGGCGTCGCGACCCTGACGGTCGACGACCGGGCGGTGGGGTCGGCGGAGGTCCCGTTCGTGATGCGGGTCGTGTCGAGCGTCGGGGGCAGCGTGGGCCGCGACCACGGGATGGCGGTGAGCGACCGCTACACGAGTCCGTTCCCGTTCGAGGGGGTCCTGCACTCGGTGGTGGTCCAGCTCGTACGCGTCTCCGACGGCCGGGACGGCGACGTCGCCGCTGCCGAGCAGCGGTCGGCCATGGGCCGGCAGTAG
- a CDS encoding response regulator transcription factor, producing MARILIVEDEDRIVSFLARGLEANGHSTMAVGDGVTAAAVARDTDFDLLILDVGLPGQDGFAVLAEIRRRGERLPVIVLTARDQTADTVAGFDAGADDYVTKPFRFEELLARVRARLRDQGTTEATILQAGACLLDLRRRTAGVDGRTVELSAREFALAETFFRHPGQVLSREQLLSMVWGYDFEPGSNIVEVYVGYLRKKLGADLIETVRGMGYRLTA from the coding sequence ATGGCCCGCATCCTGATCGTGGAGGACGAGGACCGCATCGTGTCGTTCCTGGCCCGCGGCCTCGAGGCCAACGGGCACTCGACGATGGCGGTGGGCGACGGCGTCACGGCGGCAGCCGTGGCCCGCGACACCGACTTCGACCTCTTGATCCTCGACGTCGGACTCCCCGGCCAGGACGGCTTCGCGGTGCTGGCCGAGATCCGCAGGCGCGGCGAGCGCCTCCCGGTGATCGTACTGACCGCTCGAGACCAGACCGCCGACACCGTGGCCGGCTTCGACGCCGGAGCCGACGACTACGTCACGAAGCCGTTCCGCTTCGAGGAGCTCCTCGCTCGGGTGCGGGCCCGCCTCCGCGACCAGGGCACCACCGAGGCCACGATCCTGCAGGCCGGCGCATGCCTGCTCGACCTCCGGCGCCGGACGGCCGGGGTCGACGGCCGCACGGTCGAGCTGTCGGCCCGGGAGTTCGCGCTCGCCGAGACCTTCTTCCGCCACCCGGGCCAGGTGCTCTCACGAGAGCAGCTGCTGTCGATGGTCTGGGGCTACGACTTCGAACCCGGGTCGAACATCGTCGAGGTGTACGTCGGTTACCTGCGCAAGAAGCTGGGCGCCGACCTGATCGAGACGGTGCGGGGCATGGGCTACCGGCTCACGGCCTGA
- a CDS encoding alpha/beta hydrolase translates to MAERITYDEFAYFADNAAEYGIPYDGPPTVRRERVEVAPGRHLSALVWGDAPPELVLLHGGAQNAHTWDTVALALGRPLVAVDLPGHGHSDGGIAGSLDVGRNADDVATVVGALAPGASTVVGMSLGGMTALALADRHPALVRRLVLVDVTPGVDGPKAQSIVAFVDGPESFPSFEELLARTIEFNPTRTESSLRRGILHNAEQREDGSWVWRYRRFREEGEVGAHPEFTDLWGAVSRLGVPLMLVRGLREQSVVDDADEAELVRRRPDARVEHVAEAGHSVQGDTPVELARLLDDFAP, encoded by the coding sequence ATGGCCGAGCGCATCACCTACGACGAGTTCGCCTACTTCGCCGACAACGCCGCGGAGTACGGCATCCCGTACGACGGTCCGCCGACCGTGCGTCGCGAGCGGGTGGAGGTGGCGCCGGGCCGGCACCTCTCGGCCCTGGTGTGGGGGGACGCTCCACCCGAGCTGGTGCTGCTCCACGGCGGCGCCCAGAACGCCCACACCTGGGACACCGTCGCCCTGGCCCTCGGGCGTCCCCTCGTCGCCGTCGACCTGCCCGGTCACGGCCACTCCGACGGCGGCATCGCCGGCAGCCTCGACGTCGGGCGCAACGCCGACGACGTGGCCACGGTCGTCGGGGCGCTGGCCCCCGGCGCCAGCACGGTGGTCGGCATGTCCCTCGGCGGGATGACCGCCCTGGCCCTCGCCGACCGGCACCCCGCCCTGGTGCGGCGCCTCGTGCTGGTCGACGTGACCCCCGGGGTGGACGGCCCGAAGGCCCAGTCGATCGTGGCGTTCGTCGACGGGCCCGAGAGCTTCCCGAGCTTCGAGGAGCTGCTGGCCCGGACCATCGAGTTCAACCCCACCCGCACGGAGTCGTCGCTGCGGCGCGGCATCCTGCACAACGCCGAGCAGCGCGAGGACGGCAGCTGGGTGTGGCGCTACCGGCGCTTCCGGGAGGAGGGGGAGGTGGGCGCCCACCCGGAGTTCACCGACCTGTGGGGGGCGGTCTCCCGGCTGGGGGTCCCGCTGATGCTCGTCCGGGGCCTGCGCGAACAGTCGGTCGTGGACGACGCCGACGAGGCCGAGCTGGTCCGCCGCCGCCCCGACGCCCGGGTCGAGCACGTCGCCGAGGCCGGGCACAGCGTCCAGGGCGACACCCCCGTGGAGCTGGCCCGTCTGCTCGACGACTTCGCTCCCTGA
- a CDS encoding aminoglycoside phosphotransferase family protein, which produces MHIDDPHLPAARELYGDAAIDVLRPAVTAAGGTIHHATCTEVHYLPGREMVARYDCDVTWPTGRTSEVLLAAATPGAPLPGTVAVTAATPTSVLDACVWRWPFDPVVTGLPVATTPAELTRRLDGVVAGPLQVEVVAYHPTRRAVARVTDARGRISYLKALPPSEVAGVAARHDALRAAGLRVPEVLHVDTNEGLLLLSAMPGATLRDHIRSGRDRWPDAESFTDLFRRLGAVAPGGPVTSGRAPRTHDALAHVAFLVSVAPDLAGRLAPLGSRFEDAREQVGRRRGPVVHGDLHEAQLFVDDTGTLTGIIDLDDLGPGDPLDDPAVLLGHLEYRALTSGDEIAARLRPHIDELGARFAAIHGTEALDVTVAAVLVGLATGPFRSRIRGWRELTDAVLAVAERRAGLDRMFPAISGAV; this is translated from the coding sequence GTGCACATCGACGACCCCCACCTGCCCGCCGCCCGCGAGCTGTACGGCGACGCCGCCATCGACGTCCTCCGACCGGCGGTCACCGCCGCCGGCGGGACGATCCACCACGCCACCTGCACCGAGGTCCACTACCTGCCGGGCCGGGAGATGGTGGCCCGCTACGACTGCGACGTCACCTGGCCGACGGGCCGGACCTCAGAGGTGCTCCTCGCCGCGGCGACCCCCGGCGCGCCGCTCCCCGGCACCGTGGCGGTCACCGCGGCGACGCCGACCTCGGTCCTCGACGCCTGCGTCTGGCGCTGGCCGTTCGACCCGGTCGTCACCGGTCTCCCCGTCGCCACCACGCCGGCCGAGCTCACCCGCCGTCTCGACGGGGTGGTGGCCGGCCCGCTGCAGGTCGAGGTGGTGGCCTACCACCCGACCCGACGGGCCGTGGCCCGGGTCACCGACGCCCGCGGACGGATCTCCTATCTCAAGGCGTTGCCGCCATCCGAGGTCGCCGGCGTCGCCGCCCGCCACGACGCACTGCGGGCGGCGGGCCTCCGCGTGCCCGAGGTGCTCCATGTCGACACCAACGAAGGGCTGCTGCTCCTGTCGGCGATGCCGGGTGCCACGCTGCGCGACCACATCCGGTCGGGCCGCGATCGTTGGCCCGACGCAGAGTCGTTCACCGACCTGTTCCGCCGGCTCGGCGCGGTGGCCCCCGGTGGGCCGGTGACATCCGGCCGGGCGCCGAGGACGCACGATGCCCTCGCGCATGTCGCGTTCCTCGTCTCCGTCGCCCCCGATCTGGCCGGGCGGCTCGCCCCGCTCGGGTCGAGGTTCGAGGACGCGCGGGAGCAGGTCGGTCGGCGCCGCGGACCGGTCGTCCACGGCGACCTGCACGAAGCCCAGCTCTTCGTCGACGACACCGGCACCCTCACCGGGATCATCGATCTCGACGACCTGGGACCCGGCGACCCGCTCGACGACCCGGCCGTGCTGCTCGGCCACCTGGAGTACCGGGCCCTCACGTCCGGCGACGAGATCGCCGCCCGGCTGCGCCCCCACATCGACGAGCTCGGTGCACGGTTCGCGGCGATCCACGGCACCGAGGCGCTCGACGTCACGGTGGCCGCCGTGCTGGTCGGCCTCGCCACCGGCCCGTTCCGCAGTCGCATCCGTGGGTGGCGCGAGCTGACCGACGCCGTGCTCGCCGTCGCCGAACGCCGTGCGGGGCTCGACCGGATGTTCCCCGCCATCTCGGGTGCGGTCTGA
- a CDS encoding HAMP domain-containing histidine kinase produces MSTAGLSRLWSSARARVLIGALALLAATIAVSILVDRAVLVARLDDRLDAELVQEIDEFRRLVGEVDPATGAPFGSDLEAIADAFLARNVPGEDEVFLAIVDGAPYGRSADAPYPIEDLTPLVDTWATTASPQLRTDDTPAGALRSLAVPVVTGDGESRGAFVVARFPAGERAEIDDAVRVAAVVGAAAFVVAALAAWAIAGRVLSPLRNLATAAGEIDERDLSHRIDVEGSGELADLGQRFNAMLDRVEGAFDTQRAFLDDAGHELRTPITVLRGHLELVEPGAPLPADTRALLLDELDRMSRIVEDLVTIAKAERPDFVTPAPVDVADLTLDIAEKARALAPRDWQVAADAVLVADLDRQRIVQAWMNLARNAAQHTAEGDTITVFGRERDGALELGIADTGEGVADADRARVFERFGRGASARRTSADGAGLGLAIADAIAVAHGGSIRLDDTPGGGATFTIELPLDTEPTPTEPEDAWPAS; encoded by the coding sequence ATGAGCACCGCGGGGCTGTCCCGCCTCTGGTCCTCGGCTCGGGCCCGGGTGCTGATCGGCGCCCTGGCGCTGCTGGCGGCGACGATCGCCGTGTCGATCCTCGTCGACCGGGCCGTGCTCGTGGCTCGGCTCGACGATCGCCTCGACGCGGAGCTCGTCCAGGAGATCGACGAGTTCCGGCGACTCGTCGGGGAGGTCGACCCAGCGACCGGCGCGCCGTTCGGTTCCGACCTCGAGGCCATCGCCGATGCCTTCCTCGCCCGCAACGTCCCGGGCGAGGACGAGGTGTTCCTGGCCATCGTGGACGGCGCACCCTACGGGCGGAGCGCCGACGCGCCCTACCCGATCGAGGACCTGACGCCCCTGGTGGACACATGGGCCACGACCGCGTCACCCCAGCTGCGCACCGACGACACGCCCGCCGGCGCTCTGCGCTCCCTCGCGGTGCCGGTGGTCACGGGGGACGGCGAGTCCCGGGGGGCCTTCGTCGTGGCCCGGTTCCCCGCCGGCGAGCGCGCCGAGATCGACGATGCCGTCCGGGTCGCCGCCGTCGTCGGGGCGGCGGCGTTCGTGGTCGCCGCCCTGGCGGCGTGGGCGATCGCCGGGAGGGTGCTGTCGCCGCTGCGGAACCTGGCCACCGCCGCCGGGGAGATCGACGAGCGGGACCTGAGCCACCGCATCGACGTCGAGGGCTCGGGCGAGCTCGCCGACCTCGGCCAGCGGTTCAACGCCATGCTCGACCGGGTCGAAGGAGCCTTCGACACCCAGCGCGCCTTCCTCGACGACGCCGGCCACGAGCTGCGCACCCCCATCACGGTGCTGCGCGGACACCTCGAGCTCGTCGAGCCCGGCGCGCCGCTGCCCGCCGACACCCGGGCGCTGCTGCTCGACGAGCTCGACCGCATGAGCCGGATCGTCGAGGACCTGGTCACCATCGCCAAGGCCGAGCGCCCGGACTTCGTCACCCCGGCCCCCGTCGACGTCGCCGACCTCACCCTCGACATCGCCGAGAAGGCCCGGGCCCTGGCGCCACGCGACTGGCAGGTCGCCGCCGACGCCGTCCTGGTCGCCGACCTCGATCGCCAGCGCATCGTCCAGGCCTGGATGAACCTGGCCCGCAACGCCGCCCAGCACACCGCCGAGGGCGACACGATCACCGTGTTCGGCCGCGAACGCGACGGCGCGCTCGAGCTCGGGATCGCCGACACGGGCGAGGGCGTCGCCGACGCCGACCGGGCCCGGGTGTTCGAGCGCTTCGGTCGCGGGGCGTCGGCGCGCCGCACGAGCGCCGACGGCGCCGGGCTCGGCCTGGCCATCGCCGACGCGATCGCCGTCGCGCACGGCGGATCGATCCGACTCGACGACACCCCCGGCGGAGGCGCCACCTTCACCATCGAGCTCCCGCTCGACACCGAGCCCACACCGACCGAACCGGAGGACGCATGGCCCGCATCCTGA
- a CDS encoding NAD(P)/FAD-dependent oxidoreductase gives MGDTTDDTTGDPDAEPGTGATVPGRRGRRIAVIGAGPGGISTGHYLREAGYEDFTIFERDGDVGGTWQRNRYPGLACDVWSHVYSFTFALNPGWSRSYAAQPEILAYMRATVTELDLWPHIRLNTGIASARWDDDAAVWVLTTDAGEEVVADVVVSGQGMFGELKFPDIEGRDSFEGIAMHTGAWDDSVDLTGRRVAVIGSAASAVQSIPEIAKVAGRLHVFQRSANWVLPKEDVEHTPEQLEQFTDPDALQEYHDGIMSFIGPSNPFSNPEINGAAEWIAACAIEVVEDPATRRKLTPTTPWGCLRPLFSNDYYPTFNRPNVELVTDPIERITPTDVVTSDGTEREVDVIVFATGYVVDKFASRIPITGRGGLALSEAWADGARAYMGVTTTGFPNLFMLYGPNTNAGSLIPMIEYQARYAVKALQAMDAAGITWINVRREVMDAYNDELQAGIDGVEVWKGGCSHYYLSDSGRVVTQYPWSMFRFRDAVAEPNLDDFEVGTR, from the coding sequence ATGGGGGACACGACGGACGACACCACCGGAGACCCGGACGCCGAACCCGGCACCGGCGCGACCGTGCCGGGCCGGCGCGGTCGGCGCATCGCCGTGATCGGGGCCGGTCCGGGAGGGATCAGCACGGGTCACTACCTGCGAGAGGCGGGCTACGAAGACTTCACGATCTTCGAACGCGACGGCGACGTGGGCGGCACGTGGCAGCGCAACCGCTACCCGGGCCTGGCGTGCGACGTGTGGAGCCACGTCTACTCGTTCACCTTCGCCCTGAACCCCGGCTGGAGCCGTTCCTACGCCGCCCAGCCGGAGATCCTCGCCTACATGAGGGCGACCGTCACCGAGCTCGACCTGTGGCCGCACATCCGCCTGAACACCGGCATCGCCTCGGCCCGTTGGGACGACGACGCCGCCGTCTGGGTGCTGACCACGGACGCCGGCGAAGAGGTGGTGGCGGACGTGGTCGTCAGCGGCCAGGGGATGTTCGGCGAGCTGAAGTTCCCCGACATCGAGGGCCGCGACTCGTTCGAGGGGATCGCCATGCACACCGGGGCGTGGGACGACTCGGTCGACCTCACCGGGCGACGGGTGGCGGTCATCGGGTCGGCGGCCAGTGCGGTGCAGAGCATCCCCGAGATCGCGAAGGTCGCCGGCCGGCTGCACGTGTTCCAGCGGTCGGCCAACTGGGTGCTGCCCAAGGAGGACGTGGAGCACACCCCCGAGCAGCTCGAGCAGTTCACCGATCCCGACGCCCTGCAGGAGTACCACGACGGGATCATGTCGTTCATCGGTCCGAGCAACCCGTTCTCGAACCCGGAGATCAACGGTGCCGCGGAGTGGATCGCAGCCTGCGCCATCGAGGTGGTGGAGGACCCCGCCACCCGACGGAAGCTCACCCCGACGACGCCGTGGGGGTGCCTGCGGCCGCTGTTCTCGAACGACTACTACCCGACGTTCAACCGCCCGAACGTGGAACTGGTCACCGACCCGATCGAGCGCATCACCCCGACCGACGTCGTGACCTCCGACGGCACCGAGCGGGAGGTCGACGTGATCGTGTTCGCCACCGGCTACGTGGTCGACAAGTTCGCATCGCGCATCCCCATCACCGGGCGGGGCGGCCTCGCGCTGTCCGAGGCGTGGGCCGACGGCGCCCGGGCGTACATGGGCGTGACCACGACGGGGTTCCCGAACCTGTTCATGCTCTACGGACCCAACACCAACGCCGGCTCGCTGATCCCGATGATCGAGTACCAGGCCCGCTACGCCGTGAAGGCCCTCCAGGCGATGGACGCCGCCGGGATCACGTGGATCAACGTGCGGCGTGAGGTGATGGACGCCTACAACGACGAGCTCCAGGCCGGGATCGACGGCGTCGAGGTGTGGAAGGGCGGGTGCAGCCACTACTACCTGAGCGACTCGGGCCGGGTCGTGACGCAGTACCCGTGGTCGATGTTCCGGTTCCGCGACGCGGTGGCCGAGCCGAACCTCGACGACTTCGAGGTCGGTACCCGCTGA
- a CDS encoding glucosaminidase domain-containing protein has protein sequence MRPQRARVGARARSWGRVFAVLAIVAASGTVGVSDAVGQSVEEPTTTTAPPVPLTPDPPVAPDPPVPVDDPVTEFVPEIPTTPGAPVPPLINESPVAPGPPEPDPSPRIRVSLARLAVIDAQEVLAEQQAAATAARDVEAGARAAVDDAEAARTAAGRRLEAAREQLGSTAIYAYMHTPGRDLVAALRGDATAGEQERRLFAAAVDHHKRQVTSAERAVARSVAGVDAAEQALERARQAAADQDGRVELASTALVDARTELRTASAEEASPRSSWQLSLQGPTLFTADELTRWYEGEGRGSRASVPVAELVRLFVDHGTAEGIRGDMAFAQAIHETGWFANRDTITANNFAGIGHCSACAAGFPFATADIGVLAQIQLLESYAEANPTYDLPRAAPNLNGPRGCCQTWNELGGVWATDPNYGPRILSQYDRMLGWLVAQRSAAT, from the coding sequence GTGCGACCACAGCGAGCCCGTGTCGGCGCACGCGCCCGGTCGTGGGGACGGGTCTTCGCCGTGCTCGCGATCGTGGCGGCGAGCGGGACCGTGGGCGTGAGCGACGCCGTCGGCCAGTCCGTCGAGGAGCCCACGACCACCACGGCCCCCCCGGTGCCCCTCACGCCGGATCCGCCGGTGGCTCCCGATCCGCCCGTGCCGGTCGACGACCCGGTGACCGAGTTCGTCCCGGAGATCCCGACGACCCCCGGCGCCCCGGTGCCCCCGCTGATCAACGAGTCACCGGTGGCGCCCGGCCCGCCCGAACCGGACCCGTCGCCGCGCATCCGGGTGTCGCTGGCCCGCCTCGCCGTCATCGACGCCCAGGAGGTCCTGGCCGAGCAGCAGGCGGCGGCCACCGCCGCCCGCGACGTCGAGGCCGGCGCCCGGGCCGCGGTCGACGACGCCGAGGCGGCCCGCACCGCCGCGGGACGCCGGCTCGAGGCCGCCCGCGAGCAGCTCGGTTCCACGGCGATCTACGCCTACATGCACACCCCCGGCCGCGACCTCGTCGCCGCGCTCCGCGGCGACGCCACCGCCGGCGAGCAGGAGCGGCGCCTGTTCGCAGCCGCCGTCGATCACCACAAGCGCCAGGTCACGAGCGCCGAGCGCGCCGTGGCGCGTTCCGTCGCCGGCGTCGACGCCGCCGAACAGGCCCTCGAGCGCGCCCGGCAGGCCGCCGCCGACCAGGACGGTCGGGTCGAGCTGGCGTCGACCGCGCTCGTGGACGCTCGGACCGAGCTGCGCACGGCGTCGGCCGAAGAGGCGAGCCCGAGATCGTCGTGGCAGCTCTCCCTCCAGGGCCCCACGCTGTTCACCGCCGACGAGCTGACCAGGTGGTACGAGGGCGAGGGTCGCGGCTCGCGGGCGTCGGTGCCCGTCGCCGAGCTCGTCCGGCTCTTCGTCGACCACGGCACGGCCGAGGGGATCCGGGGGGACATGGCCTTCGCCCAGGCGATCCACGAGACCGGCTGGTTCGCCAACCGCGACACCATCACCGCCAACAACTTCGCCGGCATCGGACACTGCTCGGCGTGCGCCGCGGGGTTCCCGTTCGCCACGGCCGACATCGGCGTGCTCGCCCAGATCCAACTGCTCGAGTCGTACGCCGAGGCCAACCCGACCTACGACCTCCCGCGGGCCGCCCCCAACCTCAACGGGCCGCGCGGGTGCTGCCAGACGTGGAACGAGCTCGGGGGCGTGTGGGCCACCGACCCCAACTACGGGCCCCGCATCCTCAGCCAGTACGACCGCATGCTCGGCTGGCTCGTGGCCCAACGCAGCGCCGCCACCTGA
- a CDS encoding TrmO family methyltransferase, translating to MSYVMTPLGTVRSARTEATDDDWDHVDSAIHLDLDVLGVDAVVGLGSFSHIEVVYVFDRVDPAEVEHGTRRPRGNRAWPEVGILAQRARNRPNRIGTTVCELLAVRSGGVLEVRGLDAIDGTPVLDVKPYMAEFGPRGDVLQPRWSTELMAGYWSSGEQPHPTPEPDAWLAEVRRSPSDRGRLDLIVRRPDVDDREVVTTGELDPEVGLVGDSWSVRGSRSTADGAADPAAQLNIMNSRCARLVADGDDRMALAGDQLFVDLDLSPGNLPTGTRLRIGSAVIEVTAKPHTGCAKFARRFGVAAHRWVNSRAGREHRLRGICARVVVAGTITTGDEIVKLGPAG from the coding sequence ATGAGCTACGTGATGACGCCTCTCGGCACGGTGCGCAGCGCGCGGACGGAGGCCACCGACGACGACTGGGACCACGTCGACAGCGCCATCCACCTCGACCTCGACGTGCTCGGGGTCGACGCCGTCGTGGGCCTCGGGTCCTTCTCCCACATCGAGGTGGTCTACGTGTTCGACCGGGTCGACCCCGCCGAGGTGGAGCACGGGACCCGGCGTCCCCGGGGCAACCGGGCCTGGCCCGAGGTCGGGATCCTCGCCCAGCGCGCCCGGAACCGGCCGAACCGGATCGGCACGACGGTCTGCGAGCTCCTCGCGGTCCGCTCGGGCGGGGTGCTCGAGGTGCGGGGCCTCGACGCCATCGACGGGACCCCGGTACTCGACGTCAAGCCCTACATGGCCGAGTTCGGCCCCCGTGGCGACGTCCTCCAACCGCGGTGGAGCACCGAGCTCATGGCCGGCTACTGGTCGTCGGGCGAACAACCGCACCCGACGCCCGAGCCCGACGCGTGGCTGGCCGAGGTGCGTCGCTCGCCGTCCGACCGGGGGCGCCTCGACCTGATCGTGCGCCGCCCGGACGTCGACGACCGCGAGGTCGTCACCACCGGAGAGCTCGATCCGGAGGTCGGCCTCGTCGGTGACAGCTGGTCGGTCCGGGGCAGCCGCTCGACCGCCGACGGAGCGGCCGATCCGGCCGCCCAGCTCAACATCATGAACTCGCGCTGCGCCCGCCTGGTGGCCGACGGCGACGATCGCATGGCCCTGGCCGGCGACCAGCTCTTCGTCGACCTCGACCTGTCACCCGGGAACCTCCCCACCGGTACCCGTCTGCGCATCGGCTCGGCGGTCATCGAGGTCACCGCCAAGCCGCACACCGGGTGCGCCAAGTTCGCCCGCCGCTTCGGGGTCGCCGCCCACCGGTGGGTCAACAGCCGTGCCGGGCGCGAGCACCGGCTGCGGGGCATCTGCGCCCGTGTCGTCGTGGCCGGCACGATCACCACCGGCGACGAGATCGTCAAGCTCGGCCCTGCCGGGTGA